DNA sequence from the Maribacter dokdonensis DSW-8 genome:
TTAGTACATTTCTACTCTTATACTTACTTATTCAATTTTTAGTTTTTATTCGTTGGGAATATTTTGTTCCATCAAACACAAGTAATGATACTGCTAGAAATTTTGCTTTTCTTACAGGAGCTGTTTTTTCATTTACGATATCATTCGTAATTTTATTAATCGATTTTCTCATCAAACTTCTGAGAAACAAAAAAACTTAACATACGGCAATGAATCCATTATTATCCCAATTTGACACCGCTCCATTTTCAAAAATAAAAAACGAGCATTTTAAGCCCGCATTTTTACAATCTATAGAAGAAGCAAGAGCGGAAATAGATGCCATTACAGAAAATACAGATGCACCAACATTTGAAAACACCATTGAAGCCCTAGAATTTTCGGGTCAGCAATTAGATCGCATTTCAAGTGTATTTTTCAATTTGAATTCCGCAGAAACTAATGAAGAGATTCAAAAAATAGCTCAAGAAATTTCTCCGCTTTTATCTGAGTTTGGCAATGACATTACTTTGAACGAAGCACTTTTTAAAAGAGTTAAAGCCGTGTACGATCAAAAGGATAATCTGGAACTTACTGTTGAGCAAAACACACTTTTAGATAAGAAATATAAAAGTTTCAGTAGAAACGGCGCCAACTTATCTGAAGATAAAAAGAAACGTTTACGTGAAATAGATGCCAAACTAGCGAAATTGAAATTGACATTTGGCGAAAATGTACTTGCCGAAACCAATAAGTATCAGTTACACCTGACAGATGAGTCTGATTTAGATGGTTTACCGGAAGGGGCAAAAGAAGCTGCTGCACAATTGGCAACTTCAAAAGGCAAAGAAGATGGTTGGTTGATCACCTTAGATTACCCTAGCTATATTCCGTTTATGAAGTACGCCAAAAACCGCGCATTACGAAAAGAACTTTCATTGGCTTTTGGTAGTAAAGGTTTTCATAAAGATGAATTGGATAATCAAGAAAACGTGCTGGAAATAGCCAAACTACGCTTTGAAAGAGCCAATCTCTTAGGCTATAAGACCCATGCCGATTTTGTACTGGAAGAACGTATGGCAGAGACGCCAGAAAAAGTACATTCTTTTTTAAATGAATTGTTAGTAAAAGCGAATCCAGCCGCAGAACGGGAGTTTAAACAATTAGAGGATTTCGCCAAAAAATTAGACGGAATTGACCGACTTGAAAAATGGGACAGTAGTTATTATTCCGAAAAATTGAAACAAGAGCTTTTTAATTTAGACGACGAGAAACTAAAGCCATATTTTAAATTGGAGAATGTCATCAATGGCGTTTTCAAAGTAGCTGAAAACCTATTTGACCTTCAGTTTGAAGAAGTAAACGACATTGAGAAGTATCATGACGAGGTTAAAACCTTTAAAGTTTATGATGCCAACAAGAACTTCATTTCATTATTCTATGCCGACTTCCACCCCAGAGCAGGAAAACGTGGTGGTGCTTGGATGACTTCATTTAAAAGCCAATGGAAGCGTAACGGAGAAAATGTGCGTCCGCATATATCCAACGTGTGCAATTTTACACCCTCAACAAAAAGCAAGCCTTCGTTACTGACTTTTAACGAGGTTACTACCTTATTCCATGAATTTGGACATGGCTTACACGGCATGTTGGCGAACACTACCTACCCTAGCCTATCAGGAACATCTGTATTTTGGGATTTCGTAGAATTACCTAGTCAGGTTTTAGAAAACTGGTGCTATGAAAAAGAAGCTTTAGAACTATTTGCCAAGCATTACGAAACTGGTGAGACTATACCGATGGAACTGGTTGAAAAAATAAAAGAATCCGCAACTTTCCAAGAAGGTATGCAGACGCTACGTCAGTTGAGTTTTGGGTTATTGGATATGTCTTGGCACGGAATAAACCCAACAAGCATTACCAATGTAAAGGCTCATGAAGATGAAGCATTTAAAGATACCAGTCTATACCCAGACACCCCTGAGACTTGCATGAGCACAGCTTTCTCCCACATTTTTCAAGGCGGATATTCATCTGGCTACTATAGTTACAAATGGGCAGAAGTGTTAGATGCAGATGCATTTGCCTATTTTAAGGAAGAGGGAATTTTCAATAAAGAGGTTGCCACCAAGTTTAAAGACCATGTGCTTTCACAAGGAGGCACAGAAAATCCAATGGTGCTTTACAAAAGATTTAGAGGTGCTGAACCTAAAGTTGAGGCATTATTAGAACGTGCCGGCCTACTTACCAATTAACATACTGAAACACTTTATAACAGCTATTAAAATATATAATCAACATATATTTTAATAGCTGTTCTTTTACCAACATGTGCATGTAGTAGGCTTGAAAACATGTACTGTAAAATATATGTGCATTAAGGCCTACAGCCTTCTAAAAAGACCTAATAATTATAAAAACATACTCTTTTTCAAATATTTAAGCATTATATTGTAAGTATCAATACCAGATTTTACAACTACCGTTTATACCATAAGTCTTAGTCGGCCATTATTAAACACTTTTTGAAATGGAGAAAGAGAACACTCTTTTAGAAAAGAACCAACTATTTTCAGCAACCAAAAAAGTTGCTCAAATTGGTATATTTCAGCTAGACTTAACATCCAATTCCGTTTATTGGAACGATGATTTAAAAGAAATTCACCAAGTCCCTCTTAGCTTTTCTCCATCATTAGAGGAATCATATGGAAATTGTACCAACGTATTTCAAAAAGAACTCTTTTTCAATTTGCATAAAGAAGCTATTAATGAAGGCATACCATTTGAAATATCTTATGAAATTCTAACAAAACAAGGCCAAAAGCGCAATTTGCGCACTACTGTTCAACCTATTTTCAAAGCTGGGCGTTGCACTAATCTTCACGGAACAACGGTAGAGGTTTCTCAATTTGAAAATTCAAATATTGAAACGGTTCAATATACAGAGCAATTAAATACCGCGGAAATTCTAGCAAATTCAGGATCGTGGAAATGGAACATTATCACAGATGAATTAATTTGGTCCGATAATTTCTATACTATTTTTGACCACAAAAGAGATACTCCAATATCATATGATGTCTACTTGAATTATGTTCACAAAGAAGACAGAAAAAAAATTTCCGCCAAGTTTAAACGTGCATTAAAGAATAAAATATTTCCAGAATCTATATACCGTATTCAATTAGCAGATGGCACCATAAAGACCCTTAACTCTTCAGGGAAGGTCATAATTAATGAAAAAGGCGATGTTGTTTCCTTAATGGGCACCTGTCAAGATATTACAGAACAGGTAGCTAAAGAACAAGAATTATCTGAAAAAAAACAACAATTAGAGCTTTCTGAAAGCATTAATAAAGCAGGTTCATGGCAATTTACAATAGCAAATGGAGAATTTAAATGGTCAGACAATCTGTATACTATTTTCAACCTGGGTATAGGTGAAAAAATGAATTTTGAAAAATTAAAAAAATTCATCCATCCAGAAGACATAGGACTTATTAAAGAAAAACTTGAAGAAACAATCAAGGAAAAGAAATCTCACACTTTTACACATCGTATTATTTTAAAAAATAATACAATTAAAACAGTTAGGGTAGTCTCAGATGCCTTAACTAATGATAAAGGCGAGGTTGTAGAGTTAATAGGAACCACACAAGATATAACCAAGAGATTGGATGTTGAAAAAGAATTAAAGGAAAAAAATCAGCTGTTAGATTTTGCCGAGAATTTGACAACCATGGGTTATTGGAAATACAAACCGGAAACAGATGATGTGTTTTGGTCAGACAACTTATACACCATATTTGATATTCCAAAAGAGAAAAAGATAACTTTTGATACTTATTTTGATAAAATTCATCCAGCGGACAAAGACATTATAAAAACAAAAATAGACCAATCTATTAGCGAACATAAGTTCCACGATTATACCCATAGAATTATTACGGACAATAACATCATTAAGACCGTTCAAATCTTAGGTAAAGCCACTTATAATGCACAAGATGGTTTACAAGAGCTTTTAGGCGCCTGCTTAGACATTACAGAAAACCAAACCAAAGAATTGGAACTTGCTCAAAAAAACCATCAGCTGAACAGTGCCGAAAAAATGGCCAAAATTGGTTATTGGCATTGGAATACCGCCTCTAATGAAGTGTATTGGTCAGATAATTTACACGCTATATATGGTCACGACAAAAACAAACCTCTAAATTTTGAAACCTATATAAGTTATATACATAAAGATGACCGGGCAGCTATATCCACAAAACTTTCTAATGCCATAATTGCCGGTGATTTTCCAAATTCCACTTATAGAATTCAATTAAATGATGGTTCAATAAAAACTATAAAATCCATTGGTAAAATAGTTAGAAACCAAAATGGGGAAGTTCTTGAGATGTCAGGAACATGCCAAGATATAACTAGCCTAATAAGAACCGAAAAAGAATTAAAGGAAAAAAACCGTTTACTTTCTGTATCTGAAGAAATGGCAATGATGGGATCCTGGAAATGGAATCCAGGCACTGGGGTTTCAACTTGGTCAGATAATCTTTACCATATTTATGGTATAGATTTACACACTCCAATTACAATTGAATTATTTTTATCTAGAGTACACCCTAATGATGTGAATAAAGTTAATAATCACATTGCTAATATTCTAAACACCCACAAAAGCGAGGAGACACTTACGTTTAGAATTACAAAGGGCACTAACTCAATTCGATTTTTAGAATTAATCGCTGAAGTCATAGAAGATGAATACGGAAATATTTTAGAATTAATTGGATCTACACAAGATGTAACCGACAAAATTAAAGCCCGTAAAGAGATTAAAGAAAAGAATCAACTTCTATCCTATGCTGAAGAAATTTCCAACATGGGATCTTGGCATTGGGATTTAGATCGGGATATTTTAAAATGGTCAGACAATCTGTATAAAATTTATCGTTTAGAATTAGACGCTACCATTAACATGGAAAAGTTTTACTCGCAGATACACCCAGACGATATAGCCCAGGTTAAAGCGTTAATTACAGAATCCATCAATGGTAACGAGAAAATTAAATTATTATCATTTCGTATCATTTTAGATGATGGTACAATACGCTCCATTGAATCACGAGCCGAAACTAAAAAAAATCATTTAGGAAAGGTCGTTGAAATGGTAGGCACTGCCCAAGACATCACCGAAAAGCTAAAAATTGAAAAAGACATATTGGAAAAAAACCATATGTTAAATTTTGCAGAAGAGCTGGCTATGATCGGGTATTGGCAATTAAACGTCGCCAATGACTCTTTTATATGGTCCAATAATATGTATAGAATTTTTGGTTTTGAAATTGGTATTACCATGAATTTTGATTTGCTCTTATCCCATACTCATCCAGCAGATCGAGAGTTAGTAATGCACAAAAAACAAAACGCCATTGCTACTAAAAAATTTGAAAAATTTACACAACGTATTTTACATGAGGACGGTGAAATAAGGTTCAGCGAAATTGTCGGCAAAGTCATTACCGACAAGGAAGGCAACGCCACAAAAATTATTGGATCAAGTAGAGATATTACCGAAGAAATTTTAGCCCAGCAAAAGATTCTGGAAACCAATAAAAATCTGGAAGAATCTACTGTAAAACTTACTGCCCAAAACAAACAGTTAGCAGAATTCAACCAAATAACATCACACAACCTGCGTGCTCCGGTAAGCAATCTAAATGCTTTACTGAAGCTTTATAACAAAACGCAAAGTGAAGGTAAAAAAATCGAAATATTTGAAAAATTTGAAATTGTAATAGAACGCCTTACCGAAACGTTGAACGCTCTAGTAGAAACCATTACCATAAAAAAGAATGGTGTTGAAATCATACCTAAATTAGATTTTGAGCAAGTTTTGCTCAAAACAAAACAAACACTGGCAGCAACTTTATTAGAAACTAAGGCTAAAATAACTTATGATTTCTCTAAAGCTAAAAACGTAGATTACAACCCTATTTATTTAGAAAGTATATTCTTAAATTTAATAAGCAATGCCATAAAGTACAGATCACCTGATAGAGTTCCGCAGATTTTTATCACCTCAAAAAAAGATAATAATAGAACTGTATTAGAGTTTAAAGATAATGGCTTAGGTATAGATTTAAAAAATCATGGTAATAAGTTATTTGGACTTAACCAGGTTTTTCATAAGCACCCAGAATCAAAAGGAATAGGACTATTTATAACTAAAGCACAAGTATTGGCCATGGGAGGATCAATAACCGCAGAAAGTGACGTTAATATAGGTTCAACTTTTATTATAACACTAAATTAAAAACAAAATGAAAAATAATATAAATGTATGTATTATAGATGACGATGATGTTTTTCAATACACCATTTTACACACCTTGCAAGTACATAAATCTGTTAACCATATTATTCCTTTCACAGATGGTGCAGAGGCAATGACATTTTTAAAAGCCAACATCAATAATGACCAAGAGTTACCAGACGTCATATTTTTAGATATAAATATGCCCGTAATGGATGGCTACGGGTTCATGCAGCAATACGAAAGTCTAATTCCCAACCTAGCCAAAAAAATAACGGTATATATATTATCATCATCCGTAGACCTTGTTGACTTTGACAAGACCAAGAAGATCAACCAGGTAACAGACTATATAGTTAAACCAATTAGAGATAACCAATTGACCAGAATTCTTGCTGAACTTTAAATCTCAATAATTATGCTGACACTATAAAAAGACTCAGTCCTTACTGGAATAAGCATCATATCCACCCTGTAGGTCTACAACATTATTAAATCCCAATTCTACCAATCTTGCTTGAGATTTTAAACTTCTACCTCCCTTTTTACAGAAGACATAAACTTTTTTAGTCTTATCAAGTTTTGTCACTTTTTCGTCAAAATCATTAGAAAGCCAGTTGATATTGATTGCACCATGTATACTACCATCTTTATATTCTTGTGGCGTTCTAACATCTAACAGTATTTCCTTAGCGCTATCAAATCCATTAAACTTCGATATTGGTTGCGACTCTATTTGTGCTAAAACACACTGACTACTGATAATTAGAACAAATAATAGTATATTTCTCATGATTAAAGTGTTTGTTACCAAAAGTAAACATTATACCTAAAATTATTTTACTTTTGAAATGCAGAAAAAATGGAAATACAAAACCTCAATCCAGACAAGTGGGTAGATCTCTATGCAGATTACCTTTTTAATTACGCCGTAACTAGGGTAAGCGATGCTGAAATTGCAAAAGATCTTGTTCAAGATACTTTTATTGCCGGATTAAAATCTGCTAAAAACTTTAAAGGCGATGCTGCTGAACGCACATGGTTGATCGCCATATTAAAGCGTAAAGTAATTGACCACTACCGAAAAGCAAATTCAAAAAAAGGAAAGGCCGAGGTTCGTATGAGCTACAGCTCACAAACCGATGCCGAAGGAGATTGGATCGAAGAGCGCATAGCCGATCCCAATAGTAATTTTGAAAATGACCTACTTGAAAATGAAGAACTAGGTCTTGCTATTCAAAATTGCATTTCCAAATTACCTAAAAAACAAGCCGAGGTTTTTACCATGAAAACTATTCAAGGTATGGAAACTGAAGATATTTGTAATGCTTTAGGAATTAATGCGTCTAACCTTTGGGTAATGATACATAGAGCTAGAACTAGCTTAATGGGTTGTTTAAATCAAAATTGGTTTTAATTATGATGATTTCGTGTGAAAAGGCTGCAAATATTTGCAATAAAGCCCAATATAAAGAAGCGACTTTTTGGGAAAAAATAAAGTTGAAGTTTCATTTACTTATGTGTAAAACCTGTGCAAAACACAGTAAAAACAATACAAAATTAACATCGCTTTGTAATCAAGCAAGGATAGCTGTTTTGTCTGATGAAGACAAGAAAAAAATGAAAGAAACCTTCAACAAAGCTAAATAACCAACCTTTCTACAAAAACAAATAACAGCCACCAGAATAAAGGTATTGCCTCTACCCAAAAAGAAGAGAAATATTTACTTTGCTCCTTTTTTGTCTTATAAATTACAAGAATTAGTATTGAACATACTATAGTCATTGCCAACATTCGGTTTATGTCCAAGTCCTTTTTTAAAAATGAAGCGCCGTAAAAGAGTGCAATCCAAACATAACCTATAATTTTTGCTCCTTTAACGCCTACCCTCTGTGGTAAGGTCTTTAATAGCAAGCTATCATATTTTAAATCTCTAATTTCAAAAGGAATCAGAAGTATTAGCACAAACAGAAATCGCTGAACCGTTTCTACCTTTATATTCCACGAAATAGTATCAATCACTGAAATAGCCGGCAGTATTACGGTTGTACCCGCCCAAACGGCAGCGACAATTAAAATCTTCAGTCCGCTTAAGCTTCTAAAGTTTTTATGCCTTGGCAAGACCGGAAGCGCATAAAGACCCGTAATTGCAGCTAACACCAGTAATCCTACAAAAACCCTTTCAGAAAGAAATAATAATTGATAGCCAGCAACAAGCAAGCACCCAAGGCTAAAAAATTGAATGTTTTTTTGATAGGTATTGGTAACTAGAAAATACTTTTCTGCCTCTACCCCAAATTTTACAAAATTATAGCACGCTATTGACCCAAAAAAGATAAAAAAATAAAGCTCCGGCGGTACGTTTATGTTTAAGGTCAATGCAGTAACATGAACTAAACTAAACACCCCTAAAGACACGTGAATACTAGCATCCAAGTAAAAATCAAAAATCTTTTTGATTATGGTCATTGAACAAAAATAGTTAAAGTGTTTATAACCCTTGGTTTTGGTTAAAAACTTTCACCTTTAGGCGCCCAACCAAGCACAAATTAAACACATAAAAGTGGTAATTTTGCACTTTATATAACAATCGTATCTATGAAGACTGACGTGTTTGCTCTACGCCATATCGGCATAAGGGAAGAAGACTTAAACAGTATGTTCAATACTGTAGGTGTTGAAAATTTGGAACAGCTTATTTTTGAGACCATACCTGATCATATTCGTTTAAAGGAGCCTTTAAAGCTTGACCCTCCAATGAGCGAACATAAGTTTCTTGCGCATAGTGAGGCTTTGTCCAAGAAAAACAAGGTGTTTAGAACATACATTGGTTTAGGTTACCATGAAAGTTTAATACCGTCTGTCATCAAAAGAAACATTCTTGAAAACCCAGGTTGGTATACAGCCTATACTCCGTACCAAGCAGAAATTGCACAAGGCAGACTAGAAGCGCTTTTAAATTTCCAGACCATTGTTTCCGATTTAACGGGTATGGAACTGGCAAATGCCTCTTTACTGGATGAAAGCACCGCTGCTGCAGAAGCTATGACTATGCTTTTTGATGTTAGAAGTAGAGAGCAGAAAAAAAACGCAGTAGTAAAATTCTTTGTTTCGGAAGAAATATTACCACAAACGTTGTCCCTGCTAAAAACGCGTTCAATTCCACTAGGTATCGAATTAGTAATTGGCAAGCATGATGAGTTTGATTTTAGTTCGGATTTTTACGGTGCATTGTTACAATACCCAGGGAAATATGGTCAAGTCTATGATTACTCCTCATTTGTATCCAAAGCAAAGGAGAATGACATTAAGGTAGCTGTGGCTGCCGATATTATGAGCTTAGTTCTTTTAACACCTCCAGGTGAATTTGGGGTAGATGTTGTAGTAGGTACCACCCAACGCTTTGGTATTCCTTTAGGTTATGGCGGACCTCACGCAGCATTCTTTGCCACGAAAGAAGAATTTAAAAGAAATATTCCCGGTAGAATAATCGGTGTCACCAAAGATACCGATGGCAAACCTGCGCTAAGAATGGCTTTGCAAACTAGGGAACAACACATAAAAAGAGATAAAGCCACATCAAATATATGCACCGCTCAAGTACTACTGGCGGTTATGGCAGGTATGTACGGTGTGTACCATGGTCCAAAAGGATTAAAATATATTGCATCTAAAATTCATGCTACCGCAGTTACTTTAACAGATGCTCTTGAAAATTTAGGCTTGTATCAAGTAAATACCGCTTATTTTGATACTATCACGGTTAAGGCAGATTCACAAAAAGTTCGCCCCATCGCAGAAGCCAATGAAGTTAATTTCTACTATGTGGATAACGACACTATTTCAATTGCGGTAAATGAAGCTACTTCAATAAAAGATCTTAACCAAATTATTTCAATTTTTGCCGAAGCTGTAGGTAAAAAGTCATCTGAGATCACAGCACTAATAAGTTCCACATCAATACCTGAAAATATTGAACGTAGCAGTTCATTCATGGAGAACAAGGTTTTTAATTCCTATCACTCAGAAACAGAATTAATGCGCTACATTAAAAAATTGGAGCGCAAAGACTTGGCCTTAAATCATAGTATGATTTCTTTAGGAAGTTGTACCATGAAGTTAAATGCGGCTAGTGAAATGCTACCGTTAAGTTCATCTAACTGGGGAAATATCCATCCATTTGTACCAGTAGACCAGGCAGAAGGCTATCAAACCATACTACGTGAACTTGCCAAAGACCTATCTATAATAACAGGATTTGCAGATACTTCTTTACAACCAAATTCTGGCGCACAAGGTGAATATGCAGGATTAATGGTCATTAGAGCATACCACGAATCTAGAGGAGAAGCTGAAAGAAATATTTGCCTTATACCTTCATCCGCCCATGGTACCAATCCGGCATCGGCAGTTATGGCAGGCATGAAGGTCGTGGTTACAAAGACCGATGAAAAAGGTAATATAGATGTTGCCGATTTAGAAGAAAAAGCAAAATTACATTCAGATAAATTAGCCGCATT
Encoded proteins:
- a CDS encoding PAS domain-containing protein; amino-acid sequence: MEKENTLLEKNQLFSATKKVAQIGIFQLDLTSNSVYWNDDLKEIHQVPLSFSPSLEESYGNCTNVFQKELFFNLHKEAINEGIPFEISYEILTKQGQKRNLRTTVQPIFKAGRCTNLHGTTVEVSQFENSNIETVQYTEQLNTAEILANSGSWKWNIITDELIWSDNFYTIFDHKRDTPISYDVYLNYVHKEDRKKISAKFKRALKNKIFPESIYRIQLADGTIKTLNSSGKVIINEKGDVVSLMGTCQDITEQVAKEQELSEKKQQLELSESINKAGSWQFTIANGEFKWSDNLYTIFNLGIGEKMNFEKLKKFIHPEDIGLIKEKLEETIKEKKSHTFTHRIILKNNTIKTVRVVSDALTNDKGEVVELIGTTQDITKRLDVEKELKEKNQLLDFAENLTTMGYWKYKPETDDVFWSDNLYTIFDIPKEKKITFDTYFDKIHPADKDIIKTKIDQSISEHKFHDYTHRIITDNNIIKTVQILGKATYNAQDGLQELLGACLDITENQTKELELAQKNHQLNSAEKMAKIGYWHWNTASNEVYWSDNLHAIYGHDKNKPLNFETYISYIHKDDRAAISTKLSNAIIAGDFPNSTYRIQLNDGSIKTIKSIGKIVRNQNGEVLEMSGTCQDITSLIRTEKELKEKNRLLSVSEEMAMMGSWKWNPGTGVSTWSDNLYHIYGIDLHTPITIELFLSRVHPNDVNKVNNHIANILNTHKSEETLTFRITKGTNSIRFLELIAEVIEDEYGNILELIGSTQDVTDKIKARKEIKEKNQLLSYAEEISNMGSWHWDLDRDILKWSDNLYKIYRLELDATINMEKFYSQIHPDDIAQVKALITESINGNEKIKLLSFRIILDDGTIRSIESRAETKKNHLGKVVEMVGTAQDITEKLKIEKDILEKNHMLNFAEELAMIGYWQLNVANDSFIWSNNMYRIFGFEIGITMNFDLLLSHTHPADRELVMHKKQNAIATKKFEKFTQRILHEDGEIRFSEIVGKVITDKEGNATKIIGSSRDITEEILAQQKILETNKNLEESTVKLTAQNKQLAEFNQITSHNLRAPVSNLNALLKLYNKTQSEGKKIEIFEKFEIVIERLTETLNALVETITIKKNGVEIIPKLDFEQVLLKTKQTLAATLLETKAKITYDFSKAKNVDYNPIYLESIFLNLISNAIKYRSPDRVPQIFITSKKDNNRTVLEFKDNGLGIDLKNHGNKLFGLNQVFHKHPESKGIGLFITKAQVLAMGGSITAESDVNIGSTFIITLN
- a CDS encoding UbiA prenyltransferase family protein; translated protein: MTIIKKIFDFYLDASIHVSLGVFSLVHVTALTLNINVPPELYFFIFFGSIACYNFVKFGVEAEKYFLVTNTYQKNIQFFSLGCLLVAGYQLLFLSERVFVGLLVLAAITGLYALPVLPRHKNFRSLSGLKILIVAAVWAGTTVILPAISVIDTISWNIKVETVQRFLFVLILLIPFEIRDLKYDSLLLKTLPQRVGVKGAKIIGYVWIALFYGASFLKKDLDINRMLAMTIVCSILILVIYKTKKEQSKYFSSFWVEAIPLFWWLLFVFVERLVI
- a CDS encoding rhodanese-like domain-containing protein, giving the protein MRNILLFVLIISSQCVLAQIESQPISKFNGFDSAKEILLDVRTPQEYKDGSIHGAININWLSNDFDEKVTKLDKTKKVYVFCKKGGRSLKSQARLVELGFNNVVDLQGGYDAYSSKD
- a CDS encoding M3 family metallopeptidase codes for the protein MNPLLSQFDTAPFSKIKNEHFKPAFLQSIEEARAEIDAITENTDAPTFENTIEALEFSGQQLDRISSVFFNLNSAETNEEIQKIAQEISPLLSEFGNDITLNEALFKRVKAVYDQKDNLELTVEQNTLLDKKYKSFSRNGANLSEDKKKRLREIDAKLAKLKLTFGENVLAETNKYQLHLTDESDLDGLPEGAKEAAAQLATSKGKEDGWLITLDYPSYIPFMKYAKNRALRKELSLAFGSKGFHKDELDNQENVLEIAKLRFERANLLGYKTHADFVLEERMAETPEKVHSFLNELLVKANPAAEREFKQLEDFAKKLDGIDRLEKWDSSYYSEKLKQELFNLDDEKLKPYFKLENVINGVFKVAENLFDLQFEEVNDIEKYHDEVKTFKVYDANKNFISLFYADFHPRAGKRGGAWMTSFKSQWKRNGENVRPHISNVCNFTPSTKSKPSLLTFNEVTTLFHEFGHGLHGMLANTTYPSLSGTSVFWDFVELPSQVLENWCYEKEALELFAKHYETGETIPMELVEKIKESATFQEGMQTLRQLSFGLLDMSWHGINPTSITNVKAHEDEAFKDTSLYPDTPETCMSTAFSHIFQGGYSSGYYSYKWAEVLDADAFAYFKEEGIFNKEVATKFKDHVLSQGGTENPMVLYKRFRGAEPKVEALLERAGLLTN
- a CDS encoding sigma-70 family RNA polymerase sigma factor — translated: MEIQNLNPDKWVDLYADYLFNYAVTRVSDAEIAKDLVQDTFIAGLKSAKNFKGDAAERTWLIAILKRKVIDHYRKANSKKGKAEVRMSYSSQTDAEGDWIEERIADPNSNFENDLLENEELGLAIQNCISKLPKKQAEVFTMKTIQGMETEDICNALGINASNLWVMIHRARTSLMGCLNQNWF
- a CDS encoding response regulator: MKNNINVCIIDDDDVFQYTILHTLQVHKSVNHIIPFTDGAEAMTFLKANINNDQELPDVIFLDINMPVMDGYGFMQQYESLIPNLAKKITVYILSSSVDLVDFDKTKKINQVTDYIVKPIRDNQLTRILAEL
- the gcvP gene encoding aminomethyl-transferring glycine dehydrogenase; its protein translation is MKTDVFALRHIGIREEDLNSMFNTVGVENLEQLIFETIPDHIRLKEPLKLDPPMSEHKFLAHSEALSKKNKVFRTYIGLGYHESLIPSVIKRNILENPGWYTAYTPYQAEIAQGRLEALLNFQTIVSDLTGMELANASLLDESTAAAEAMTMLFDVRSREQKKNAVVKFFVSEEILPQTLSLLKTRSIPLGIELVIGKHDEFDFSSDFYGALLQYPGKYGQVYDYSSFVSKAKENDIKVAVAADIMSLVLLTPPGEFGVDVVVGTTQRFGIPLGYGGPHAAFFATKEEFKRNIPGRIIGVTKDTDGKPALRMALQTREQHIKRDKATSNICTAQVLLAVMAGMYGVYHGPKGLKYIASKIHATAVTLTDALENLGLYQVNTAYFDTITVKADSQKVRPIAEANEVNFYYVDNDTISIAVNEATSIKDLNQIISIFAEAVGKKSSEITALISSTSIPENIERSSSFMENKVFNSYHSETELMRYIKKLERKDLALNHSMISLGSCTMKLNAASEMLPLSSSNWGNIHPFVPVDQAEGYQTILRELAKDLSIITGFADTSLQPNSGAQGEYAGLMVIRAYHESRGEAERNICLIPSSAHGTNPASAVMAGMKVVVTKTDEKGNIDVADLEEKAKLHSDKLAALMVTYPSTHGVFESSIKQITKIIHDHGGQVYMDGANMNAQVGLTNPATIGADVCHLNLHKTFAIPHGGGGPGVGPICVAPQLVPFLPSNPVIETGGKDAITAISAAPWGSSLVCLISYGYIKMLGEQGLTQSTKIAILNANYIKHKLEGKFDVLYTGEKGRAAHEMILDCRPFKKNGIEVTDIAKRLMDYGFHAPTVSFPVAGTVMIEPTESENLAELDRFCDAMASIRSEIDESSADEPNNVLKNAPHTLEMTTTDEWKFPYSRQKASFPLPYVAENKFWPSVRRVDDAYGDRNLICTCAPIEAYMETE